A section of the Primulina eburnea isolate SZY01 unplaced genomic scaffold, ASM2296580v1 ctg962_ERROPOS671506, whole genome shotgun sequence genome encodes:
- the LOC140822581 gene encoding uncharacterized protein, translating into MPPRRSNENRAENSVNHQGNAPPPPPPGDAATRALEGMARLFEQQIQQQQLQQQQLQQQLQQMQQAPRPHHDIYDQFRRCTTYLLRDDASLWWEGAEHGVDLATLTWAQFKTIFYEKYFTADVRGWLKREFMSLRQGDSTVAEFVKKFDRGCHFVPLIARDAEEKLRHFKDGLRPTIRDKVMMMRPVDYATAVTYAYQAEQSLKDIDFELQRKRQQHQNNNQSNKKPYTGPPRPQGPQGQVKEQAPPKPQQLGAPKPIDRQPCKDCNRFHFGQCMWGSFRCFVCKEEGHKAADCPKKKAPTEGRAYVMNTEEAKEEADTTLIMGNLVI; encoded by the exons atgcctcctagacgtagtAATGAGAACCGAGCCGAGAACAGTGTGAACCATCAAGGGAATGCACCCCCACCACCTCCTCCGGGGGATGCTGCTACTCGAGCACTAGAAGGAATGGCTCGTCTCTTCGAGCAACAGATACAGCAGCAGCAGTTACAGCAGCAACAGTTGCAGCAGCAGTTGCAACAGATGCAGCAGGCACCTAGGCCACATCATGATATAtatgatcagttccggag GTGTACCACTTATCTACTTAGAGATGACGCttccttatggtgggaaggagccgagCACGGCGTTGACCTTGCTACTCTTACTTGGGCTCAATTCAAGACGATATTCTACGAGAAGTACTTTACTGCTGATGTTAGAGGATGGctgaagagagagtttatgagcCTCCGTCAAGGAGACTCGACTGTTGCTGAGTTTGTgaagaagtttgataggggttgccattttgtaccccttattgccAGGGATGCGGAAGAAAAACTTAGACACTTCAAGGATGGCCTACGACCTACCATTCGGGATAAGGTTATGATGATGCGTCCGGTGGATTATGCTACAGCAGTTACCTATGCATATCAGGCTGAGCAATCCTTGAAGGACATTGACTTTGAGTTACAACGTAAGAGGCAACAACATCAGAATAATAATCAGTCAAACAAAAAGCCATATACGggtcctcctagacctcaagggcctcaagGGCAAGTCAAGGAGCAAGCACCACCTAAGCCACAACAACTTGGAGCACCAAAGCCTATTGATAGACAACCATGTAAAGACTGCAATCGCTTTCATTTTGGCCAGTGCATGTGGGGATCTTTTAGATGCTTCGTATGCAAGGAGGAAGGGCATAAGGCTGCTGATTGCCCGAAGAAGAAGGCACCTACTGAGGGAAGAGCATATGTCATGAATACTGAAGAAGCCAAGGAGGAGGCAGACACTACACTCATTAtgggtaacctagtcatttaa